The Verrucomicrobiales bacterium DNA window GCTTCCACGGCCAAGTGCCGTTTATCGACCAAGGCTTGAGCCACCGCCACGGCCATTTGCTGCTGCTGGGGCCGATACTCAAAGCCCGGCCCCTGGGAGAGCAACCCGTCCGGGGAAAAGATCGCTCCGACCTGTTCCACGAGCCCGCCGGTTCCGGCCCCCGGTAAATGGTCGTGCAGACTAATCATGGACGGCGTGAGAAGACATCAGCACAACGATCGTCGAGCCGACCTGGATCAGGTCTCGCGCGGGCGGCGAACCACCACTTCAAACGGCGATTGATTCTTCACGATCATGTTCGCCGGGAGAATACTGCGCCAATGGACATTGGGATAGATGACCGAGTTCCGTCCGAGAATCGACCCCGGGCTCAGCACCGCATTGCACCCCACGTCGACCAAATCTCCCACCAACGCGCCAAACTTGCGCAGCCCGGTATCGTGAGGTTTGCCATCGATGTCGTCGATCAGGATGGTCCCCGGAACCAGCTTCACATTGGAAATCTTGACCCCTGCGCCCAGGTGAGCCTTGAAGCCAAGAATCGAATCTCCGACGTAGTTGAAATGAGGCACCGTGGCACCGTTGAACAGAACCGCATTCTTGAGTTCGCAGGAATTTCCCACGACGCAGTTGTCACCGATGATGACATCCTCGCGCAGGTAAGCGTTGTGGCGAATCTGACAGTTCTTTCCGATGATGGCCGGTCCCTTGATCATGACGCCATCCTCGATCACGGTGCCTTCGCCTATCACCACGCCGGCACCGATAAACACCCGCCCCTCGCAGCGAGGGCGCTGTTCCGGCTTCACTCTCGCCTTGAGATAGGGAGCAATCTTCGGCAAGGCTTCCCACGCATATTGGCATCCCTCGAAAAGGGCGGCGTGCTCGGTTTCGTTTAAATTGAACAGGTCCGATGGACTGAACATGGGAGGAGATTACCAACCTGGACCGATTTGAAAAGCCCTCAATCTTAATCCGTGGGGGGGGAGGACGTGAAGGCCGTTCACTCGGCGGCTGGCTTGTGCTGCAAGGCCTTCAAGGCCGCGACGGCCGCCATGCTTTCCGCCTCTTTCTTGCTTTTTCCCAAACCTCGCCCCAACTCAACCCCGCCATGTTTAACCCGACACTCGAAAAGACGGTCATGGTCAGGCCCACTGACCGAGGTTAGCTCATACTCGGGAGGATGGTTGGAGTTGGTCTGCAGGGTCTCCTGCAGTTCCCCCTTGGGGTTGTCCAGGTTGGGGATCTCAGTCAACTCACCGAACCCGCCGCGGAAGCACCGCAGGATAAACTCCCGGGCCGAGGCATAGCCGCCGTCGAGAAAAATTGCGCCGGTCACGGCTTCGAAGCAATCCGCCAGAGCCGATTGACGAACCCGGCCTCCGCTTAACTCCTCGCCGCGGCTGAGGATCAAGTGTCCACCGAGATCGAGGCGAAGGGCTTGAGCCGCCAGGGTGCGACGGTTCACCAACTGAGCCCTGGCTTTGGTCAGCGGACCCTCGCCAAAGCCGGGAAACTTGGAGAACAGCTCGTTGGTGATGACCAGGCCAAGAACCGCGTCGCCCAGGAACTCCAACCGCTGGTTGTGCTGGGCGCTACCCGCCACATCGTGCGCCACCGAGGGATGCGTCAACGCGAGCGACAGAAGATCACTGCGCTCGAATCGATAGCCCAATCGTTCCTGCAATTCCGTTAGGTCCGACACACCGTTGGGTTAGGCAGAGGGTTCAGGGACAGGGGCCGCCGCCGGAACCTCACTCGCCCCGCCGGAGGATGGAATAGAGTGGGGGTCCGGGTCCATCGCCGCTGCGGCAGCCGGGGCGTCGCTGTCGAGTGGCGGCACCGGAGATACCGAATCCGCTGGGGTCGCGATGGATCCGTCCGCCGCCAGCCCATGCTCCAACAGATCGCCCACCATTCGCTGGACGGTCTCCAATTGATCCAGCTGCAGATCCGGATCCGGAATGGTAAAGATATCCCCGGTCTTCGGATGCTCGTAAATAAACGTCCTGCTCCCCCCCTGGCGCAGCTGTTCCTTCACCCGAAGAATGCGTTTACGTTCCAGCATGACCGCCAGGATATAGCTCGCAGCGCGATACCGTGGATCGTTCAGTTCCACCAACTTGCGGAGCAAATCCTCCGCCGTGTCCTTGCGGATGGCATCCGGCGCCACCGCGGGAGGAGCTTCGTAAATGCCCTGCCAATGCGAGATGAACCCCCGCTGGTCGCGAGCCTCGGCAAACTGCTTCGTGTAGCAGCCGCTGCAGATATCCATTCGTTTCAACTCCCGCTTGTCGTCAAAGAGCAGCGTGTGGTAGCCCACGCGATCACGAAACGCCTCACCACAGCTCTGGCAAGCGTGGGCCCTGGATTGAATATGCCAATCGATCATCTCAAGCAACGAGTTGAAAACCGAAACCCATTATTGTGAAGCGCCGGGGGACTGCAATGGCAAAGAAGAAGAGAGATCCAGACCAACAAGAGAAACCAGTTAACCATTGCCAGGTCGGGGGGGATTCCGTTTCTATCGGGGAGGGAACTCGCGTTCTCCAAGCAATGCACGGCTACCTGGCAATCATTTTGCACGCTCACCTGCCGTTTGTCCGGCACCCTGAGCATGACCGTTTTCTCGAGGAAAGCTGGCTGTATGAGGCTGTCCTGGAGACTTATCTACCCCTGATCCAGGTGATGGATGGCTGGCTCCGGGATGGAATGGAGACTCGGCTCACCCTCACCCTGTCGCCGACGCTGTGTTCGATGTTGTTGGATCCGCTCCTGCGCGACCGATGCAATCACCGTCTCAACTCCCTCATTGAGCTGGCGGAAAAGGAGATCCATCGAACGCATTGGGACCGTTCTTTTCAGCCTCTGGCACGGATGTATCACCAACGGCTCTGCGGATTGAGAGAGACCTGGGAAGCCTACGGCCGGAACGTCGTTGGGGCTTTCCGAAAGTTTCAAGAGCAGGGTCGACTGGAAATCATCACCACAGCCGCCACTCACTCGGTATTCCCGCTTCTCGCCTCGCATCCCCCTTCCCTGCGCGCTCAAATCCTAGTCGCTCGCGACCACTATCGGGAGTGTTTCGGGTGCGATCCTTCGGGAATCTGGCTACCGGAGTGCGCCTTCACGCCGGGTGTGGAACTGGTCCTGCAGGAAGCCAACATCCGCTGGTTTGTCATGGACACCCATGGCCTGCTGCACGCGCATCCGCGTCCTCGCTATGGGGTTTATGCCCCGGTGTTCACCCCCAACGGGATCGCGGCCTTCGGTCGCGATCACGAATCGGCCACTCAGGTGTGGAGCCGACAAAGCGGCTACCCCGCCGACCACCGGTATCGGGACTTCTACCGGGACATCGGGTATGACCTCGATTACGACTATGTGAAGCCCTACTTGCCCGGAACGGAGACGCGCGGGTTCACGGGAATCAAGTACTACGCCATCACGGGAACCGCGCAAAAGCAAGTTTACGACCGTCCAGAAGCCCTGCAGGCCGCCGCCGATCAGGCGCAGCATTTCTTGGAAAGCCGCATCACCCAGGCTCAACGCATCGGAAACATCATCGGCCGCCCTCCCCTGCTCATCTCCCCATATGACGCCGAACTTTTCGGCCACTGGTGGTACGAAGGCCCCGAGTTCCTGGACTATTTCGTTCGGAAGACCGTCCATGACCAGCAAATCGTCCGCCTCACCACCCCGCGCGATTACCTGCGCGAAAACCCCACCCAACAAGTAGCCACCCCCAGCCCTTCGACGTGGGGGGAGGAGGGGCATCTGAAGGTGTGGTTGAACGAGAAGAACCAGTGGATTGTGCCCCATCTCCACGTGGCCCAGGAGCGGATGACCGAGCTGGTCGATCGCAACCCCCATGCCGAGGGCGTCCAACTGCGGGCTCTGAAGCAAGCCGGCCGAGAGCTGCTTCTAGCCCAAGCGAGTGATTGGCCCTTCATCTTGCGCACCGGAACGAGCCCGGACTACGCTGAACGACGCGTCAAGGAGCACCTCCTTCGCTTCCTGGCGTTACACGAGCAGTTGACCACGACGCGCATCGACGAGAAACAACTCAGCATGATCGAGGGACAGGATAATCTGTTCCCCAACCTTGACTACCGCTATTGGCGAACCAGGGCCTAGGCGCCTATCCGCGATGACCTCGGGTTCAAACAGGCTCTGGATCATGGCGGGCATCTGCGCGGGTTGCACGGTGCTGTTCAGTTTCCTGTTTGTGCTGCTTCCGGAAAGCTATCTCTACGAAATCGAGGTCTATTCCCAAGACTTGCGCCTCCGGCTCGGACAGCGAGCCCCGGTTGATCCTCGGCTGGCGTTCGTCGCCATCGATCAACCCAGCTACAATCAGGACTATCCCGATGCCGAATCCCGGCGCAATCGAGCGATCGAACTGATCTGCCAACGCTATCCCTGGCCTCGGGAGATCTGGGCGATCGCTATCGAAAGGCTCATCCAAGCCGGCGCTAAAGTAGTCGCTCTGGACATCGTCTTCGCAGGGGAAACCGAAGCGGACGAGAAACTCAAGGCGGTGCTGGATCGCTATCCCAACCAGGTGGTGGTGGGAGCCAACTACGTGTCATTGGAAGAGTCCGAAGGCAAGAATTACGATACGCTACAGTACCCTCCTGCCAGCGTCATCGACCCGGGCACCAATCATCCGATGCAGGATCTTCGGATTGGGCTCATCCGTACGGAACGGGACGCCGATGGGGCTATCCGGCGGATCGCTTTCCAGAAAGGCGGAGACATCGCCTCCGTGGTTCCCCCGGAGGTCACCATCGAGTCGTTTGCCGGTCGAATCCTCAGGCAGGCCGGACGAGCCGACATGATTCTTCCCGGGACCGAATCGCACCGATTTCGCTACGCGGCGAAGCCCAATCAAGGATTTGCGCGGGTGCCTTTCATTGATCTCTTTCACCCGATGGTCCTCGAAAAAAACTATAACCCCAAAGGCTACTTCAAGGACAAGATTGTCATCATCGGCCCGGCGGCCTCCATTTTTCACGACGAGCACCGCACGCCGTTTGGGGGCGAAGTAATGCTGGGGCCCGAAATCCACCTCAACTTCCTCAGCGCAGCCCTCAACAGCCAATTTCTCAAGGAAGCAACCTTCGCAACCAACCTGGCCCTCACCGCTTGGGGTGGCTTGGTGGCCTGGCTCTTTAGCTGGAGATTCCCTCGTCTGTTCCAGCGATTCTCGCTGTCCATACTCTGCGTCACGCTCTACCTGCTCACCGCTCAGTTTCTCTACGATTACGCCGACCTCTTTATCGCAGTAGTCGCCCCGGTCGCCGTCCTACTCACCAGCGGTTCCGTCGGGCTTGTCTACGACTTTGCCCAAGCCCGCCGGGAAAAGGCCCAGCTACGCCGAACCCTGGAACGATACGTGGCAAAGGACGTCGTCAGAGAACTGCTGGACAACCCGCAAACCTACCTCAACTCGCTGGTCGGGGTCCGCAAGCCGGTCACCATCCTTTTCTCTGACATCCGCGGATTCACCTCTCTAACCGAGGGGGCTAACGCCGCGCTGCTCGTGAAGCAGTTGAACGAATACTTTCAAGAAATGGTCGGGACGGTGGTTAAAAACCGCGGGCGACTCGATAAGTTCATCGGGGACGCGGTGATGGCCGATTGGGGAAGCTTCGTCAGCGGAGGGGTGGCGACGGATGCGGAACGAGCGGTTCTGACGGCGCTCCAAATGCGCGAGGGCTTGAAGAAATTGAACCTGGCCTGGCAGGCGAGCGGCCTGCAACCCCTGGCGTTCGGCCTGGGGATCAATCATGGCGAGGTCATTGTGGGAAATCTCGGGTCGGAGGAAAAGATGGAGGTATCGGTGATTGGCGATGCCGTGAATCTGGCGTCCCGCCTCGAGAGCCTCACCAAACAATACCACCTGGATTTGTTGCTCGGCGAAAGCGTCGCGTCTTTTGTCCGCGAACGCTTCACTCTCCGCTCGGTCGATTTTGTGCGAGTCCAAGGCAAGACCAAACCCGTCGAAGTCTTCACCATCCCTCCTCAAGCCGCAGATCAAAAGCTGGATCTGGATTGGCTGCGCCACTACGAGAAAGGGGTCGTGCTCTACCGCCAACGTAACTTTCAAGCGGCGATCGAAGCCTTCCAGGAATCGCTGCGCTTGGAACCTCAGGATGAACTCACACCCATCTATCTCGAACGGTGCGAAAAACTCCTGAATTCCCCACCTCCCGAAGGGTGGAGCGGAGTGTTCGAAACCAGCAAGAAGTAATCCCCCGAAGCACATTCCTCCCCCACTTCCTTGGCGTCCGTAACACCTTAACTTGTCTCTAACAATGTCACCGACCCACCAAGGTCGATCAATCCCTACAACTAGGGATTGAGGAAAAGTAAAGCGGGAGCTATTCACTAGAATTAGGGAATGCCAGAGTTTCACACGCTGTGGGCAGGACCCGAACCCGCAGGGTTCAAAGAGATCTAGCCGGGGGTGCAAGTCCGACGGGCTGCTCGACACCAAAAAGTCTTGCGCTGCTTTTGGGATTGCGCCATTTAGGTTCAAGAATGCTCCAACAAAACATCACTTCGGGTCGTTACCGCGTTTCGATGAGACTTTTTTGCCTGGCATGGATCTCGGCGGGGCTTCTCACTTACGCTGCGGAGCCGGCTGCCCCGGCGCCTCCCAGCCCCCCCATCTTCGCCGACAAGAATCTGGAGTCGGCCGTGAGACGCTATGTGTTTGAAAAGCGGGATACCGACAAGCCGATTGTCGAGGCGGATGTGGTAAACCTCTCCACCCTGGAAGCTCGCGGCCTGGGCATTACGAATCTCGCCGGTCTGGAAAAATGCCGCAGCTTGGCTTTGATCGATCTCAGCCGGAATCGAATTAAGGATGTCAGCGCTCTCAAGGGCCTGGGCATGCTTCAGTCGCTGACCCTGTCTGACAATGCGCTCGAGGATATCGCGCCCCTCGCCTCGCTTCCCTCGCTACAATATCTCGAGCTAAGCCGGAATCGGCTCAAAACCCTCGAGGCCGTGCGGGGACTCACCAATCTGAACGCTCTCTACGCCAGCTCCAATCGGATCGCGGATCTGTCTCCCGTCCTCGGGCTCAGGCGGCTCTCCTCCCTCTATTTGGATGACAACAAACTCAAGAGTATCGAGGGAATCGGAACGCTCAAAGCGCTGTTCACCCTGTCGCTTAACCGGAATTCGATCGCAGATCTGGCGCCGCTAGATGGGGTAGGCACCTTGTTCAACCTCTTCATCGAAGGAAATCGGATCCGCAACCTGACCCCGCTCATCGAGATTGCCAAAAAGGACACCGAGCACCGGTTCGCCCCCTTCCTGACCGTCTATCTCAAGGGAAACCCGCTTTCGTCCAAAGCGCGGAAGGAACAGATCGACGAACTCAAGGCGATCGGAACAAAGGTCGTGCAGTAGGCGGGACGGCTTGCATTTCCCCCTCTAGGAGACGACGTCAGTCTTCGGGACCGCAGGGGGATTTACCGCCCCCGAGGACTCGTCCCCTACACAAAGAAGACTCCGGACCGTAAGGGACGCTCGTCCCGCCATAGGCTCGGCGGCGCCGGAACGTCGGGAAGTCTTGGGAGGAGTGCCTCCCTCGGCACCCCGTCGAGGCCGTTTCCTCCACGTGCCAAAAAAGAAAACTGGCGGCTCACACTCGCGAACCGCCAGGCTACAACCCAATTGTGCAGGACGCTAAACGTGTCAACGCATAGCGCTGTTAGGTAGGCAAAAGATGTGACTTTTTGCCGAGGCTAAGATAACCACGGCGGAGAGTAATACCTTGTCCCGGTTGTCGAAACTCAGTATTGCATTCATACTGGCCTGGGCAGCAACACCCGTACCAAGGCCTCAGTGTCGGGGGAATCCCACGAATCCCGAGGATTTTAAACCTGAATTTCGGTTTCGACGACACGGAGGGAGCAGATATTGCCTGACATTGAGGCAGAAATGTACCGACCCTTGTCTCAGTGTGTGACAAATTGCGCAGCCCAACCCAATTAAGGGTTAGAATCGATCAGGCAAGCTCCGCCAAACGCTGCTGAATCTGCTCAGTCCAACGCGACACATAGCTCAAACCGCGGTAAATCTGTTCAATTTTGTCCAGGGGGAGCTTGGCTGCCCGATCTGGGGAGGAGGATCCGGCATCCAAAGCCTCCCAAGTTGCGTTCATCGGAGGCAGCTCAGAAACCAACAGGTCGCGCTTCGCGTTAACCATCTGCTGCAGGCGGCCTAGTTCGTCGACCCAGCCCAACGCTTTACGGAAGTACTGCACTTTCACCAAGGGAGAGGTGACCTCGCTCCGTTCTTTCAAAAAGGTATCGATGTCCCGGCAGGCCTGTCCGATTTCCACAAAAAGATCCATTGTTCCCGGCGGAATCTTTTGAATGTCGCCGGGGCGGCTGCCTCGTTCGAGCTCCAGCAGGTGTAGCAGGCGATCCTTGGGCTCTTTCAGAGTGGTGTAGGCGGCGTTGAGCGAGGCATAGGTTTTGGTGGCCAGCTCCTTCTCGCAGTCAGTGGCCTGGTGAAACCGGTCGGGATGCACCTCGCTGGAGAGTGCGTGAAATTTGGACTTGAGATGCTCCGGGTCGATCCACGGGCGACGCGGCTCGTTGAGCAATGCAAAAAGATCGGTGATCATGCCCTGGCTCAGGCGCTGAAACTCTCGCCGCACGAGCAACTGGTCGCTGCATTGGGATTCTTAACCTTGAAGCCGCCCTCCTGAAGAGCATCCACATAGTCGAGCTCGCTCCCGGTCACATACAAAGCACTCTTGGGATCAACGACAACCCGGATACCGGCCGATTCCACCAAGATATCACGGTTGGCCGGCGCGTCTTGCAGGTCCATCTTGTACTGGAGACCGGAACAACCCCCTCCTACAACCGCCACCCGCAGAACGCCTTGCGGTCGACCCTGCTTCGCGAGCAGAGACCCCACCTTCTTGGCGGCGCTCGGAGACACCTTGATCAACCGTTCATCACCCAGCCGAAAGCTGGGCGCGGCCGAAACTGATTTGTTTGCAGAAGAGCCAATCATACAAGATCTAAGAACTGACTCCCAAGCTACCGTCGGCAGGAGCCCGAGTCAACGTGTCTATACCGACGGCCAACAGTTCACAGTTTGGAGGCACGTCCTACCCGACGGAGGTGGGAAAGCCGTAGAGGGCTCTCCTCTTTGCCATTGAAGATCGAGACTAAGCCTAAGCAAGCTGGGCAACACGGCGGCCTCTGACCTTGGTGTTTGGGGAGCCCGAACCCGCCGGGTTCAAAGAGATATAGCCGGGGGTGCTCGCACCCCCGGAACTGTTTAAAGTACGGAGCATCGCTCAGCGATGCCACGCGCTTCTGAGACTTGCGTCACCTGACTCAAGGGAGATTCGATTGAGCTTATAATTCTGGTCTCCGTCGATCCCGCAGTGGCCTCAGACTCAGCTCCACACGGAGGGTTACCCCCATGAGGGCCTCTCAACGTAGTTTACCCCTAAACGCTTCTCGACGCGGCTCCTCCAAGCTTTTCGCACGTTGAACGTTCATGGGCTCGACGGAGTCTCTCCCTACCCTCCTGAAAGAGTCACAGCCACAGCTCGACGATACTTCGTCGAGCTGTGGCTGTGACTCCTTCATTGCGTCAGCAACTCAATGGCTTTAAGCAATTGCGGATCCCGGTCCTCCAACCAGTCCTGGGGTGACAGCGGCACTTCCACATCTGGCACCTCACCGCTGTTCTCCTGAGTGGTCCCATCCAGACGATAGAATCCAGTCATCGGCATGCGAGCGCCGGTCCCGTCCACCAACCGGAATTCCCACGTCCAAATCACATACCCAGGGGTCGCTTTTCCCACCAACCGCGCCAAACCCCGAGCCCGTAAGGCATAGGGGAACATCTCGGCGTTCGAATAGCTGTGCTCGTTCATCAGCACAATGAGCTTCTTGTTCCAGGCCAGCGCAGGAGAGGGCTCCGCGCGGCCGTCGCGCAACCGCATGTAGCCGTGAACGCGTCGCTCCAACCAGTCAATGAGGGTGTCGGAGATATTTCCCCCGGTATTGAACCTCACATCGATGATCATCGCATCCTTCCCCACCATGTCCTCGTAAATCTCCCGCTCGAACTTGGCCTGGTTGGCGGACAACATGCCGGAAACATGGAGATAGCCAATCCGATCCTGACCAGCGGTCTGGACCAGCTTGCGACGCCGCTCGACTCGGTTTCGATACTCCAATTCGTTCCAATCTTCGGAGGTAAGCACCTTATACTTCACCAGCCGCGCTTGGTTGGTGGAGGTCGTGGAACTCACGGTGAACTCAAACTCGCGATCCTGCTTATCATTGATCCATTCATAGAGCCGCTCGTCAGCGCGCACCTCGCGTCCATCGATCGCCAGCACATACTCGCCTGGCCGCAGCAAGGTCTTGGAAAACCATCCGGGCGCCCCCTCCGGGACCCTCTGAATCCGCAGCCCCGGCCCAGGATGACTGTAATCAAACGTGAAGCCGAGATGGGGCGTGATCGGCGAGGGCGCGGGAGCCGCCGACTTAACCTCAGCATGAGAGGCATCCAACTCTCCCACCATCATGCCGAGTAACTGGCTAAACTCGTCGCTGGTCTCCACCGCGCCCAGCAATGGCTCATACCGCTTCCGGATAGCTTCCCAGTCGCGGCCATGGAAATTCCCGTCGTAGAAGGCCCGATGGTAGGATCTCCAGAACTGTGTAAAAGCCGCCTTCCGCTCCAAGATCACATCCCGTTCCCAATCGGCGGTAAACGCCACCTTCTCGCTCGATTTTGAGTCGAGGCTCAGGGTGTACAAGTCCCCGTTCTGAGTGTAAAAGCCCTTCTTGCCTTCGGCAGCGATCCTAAAATGGCTTTTCCCGCCGCCCGTGGTGGCTCGACGTGCATCGCGGCCATCCCATCCCACCGACCAAATATCGCCCTCCGACAAAAACCAAATGATACCGTCCGTCGTCATCGCCAGATCGTCCTGAGGCTGCTGAGGAGTCACCTTGCGGATGCGACGGGAAATATCCCGGAAGTCGATCTCCACCTCCACCGAACCAGCCGGCTTTTCATACTTCAAATCCGTATCGAGGGTCCGCGCCTCTTCCCACTTGAGAGGCAGGACATAAAGACCGCTGCCATCCCGATTACTGGAAAACAACAGATACTTGCCGTCGGGAGACCAAACTGGATCGCCGTGCTGGGCATACAACCGTGTGACATTGATAGGCTCCCCGCCATCCACGGAGATTACCCAGATGTTCTGGCTCAGCCTATCCCCTCTGCCCTCGTAGGCCAGCCAGCGCTGGTCCGGGGACCAGGAGAAACGACCTCCGCCCGAGCCATAAACCTGCGGCCCAGGCAGCTTGATCAACCGACGGGCCTGAAGCGTGTCGAGCGACATGAGGAACAGCCCGCCCTCCTTGCCGGACACCCAGAACCCAAGCGTCTTGCCATCCGGGGACAGACGCGGCCCGGTAACGTCTTCGTCCCGCAACCACAATGGACTGATTGCCTTGGTCTCGAGATCGAGCTGGTAGAGCCGTTGGTTGAACTCTCGATCCGAGGTGAAGATCAATCGCTTACCATCGCGGGTCCAAACGAAATCCGAATCATCGCCCGCCCAGTCCGTCAGCCGTCGAGCAAACTCCGCCGACCGACCGGCCACTCCCTTGGGCTTTTCCACCGGAATCGCCCACAGATCCCCCCGAAGTCCAAACGCAAAGCGTTTCCCGTCCGGTGAAGGCTCAGCCTCACTGACACCGCCGGTAAGCTTCTCCCGACGCCGAGTGCTCTGCTTTTCGTCGGTGGAGACGTAAAGCGTGATGCGCTCAGGCTCCTTGGCCCCCGGCCTAAGTCGCCAGACGTCAAGGCCCTGCTCGAAGGCAATGTCCCCGGATCGACGGGCCACGCTGGGGAAACGCACCGGGGCGCCGGTAAAGTGGGTGAGCGGGCGACCTTCCCCTTCCAGGTTAAACTCCCAGAGATTGGGGGTCCGACGCGGTGAATCCACCACCTTCGGCAAGACCTGCTGAAGCGTGCTCGTCGATGGCGTGGGCTCCGCCACCGTCACACAGACCAAGCGACGCCCGTCGGGTTGGAATTGGGTCCACAAATGCTGGAATCCGTCCTGAGTCACCGCATAGCGCGCCTGGCGCTCCAGGTCCATGATCCAGATCTGAGCGGCGGCGGATCCATGATACCGCGGCCGGGTCCAAGGAAAGCCATAGCGACCGTAAACCACACGCTTCCCGTCGGCGGCGAACGACGGGGAATGGAGAGCGGCGTAATCTTCACACAGCAGCTCAGTGCGGAGGGTTTGAACGTCGAGCGCGAAGATGCCGAAGTTGGCACTGTCACGTTTGCCTGAGAACAGTAGCCGCTGACCATCCGGACTCCAGCCGCAGGGCAGATCCACACCGCCATGCCAGGTCAGCTGGCGCGGTGATCCGCCATCGACCGAGACGGCAAAGATGTCCGAGTTTCCCGTGCGCTTGCTCGCAAACGCCACCCATCGGCCATCCGGAGAGAAAAGCGGGTAGGCATCTGTCTCGATGTTTTGAGTCAGGGCGACCGCACGGCCCCCTTCCGCCGATGCGAGCCAAAGGTCTCCGCGATAAACAAAGGCGAGTCGCGTTCCATCCGCGCTCAGCGCGGGCATGCGCGCACCGATCACCGGTTCCTGACGAGCGGGAGAGAGCTGGGCGTCGGCAGGGATGCCGAGCGCGACCGTGAGGAAGCACAGCAGGGATCGGAGCGGCAGGCACGGCGAGAGGCGCATAGCAGCAACTCAGAACAATTCACGAATCTCGGCCGAGCCGCCCCCTGAAGTGGTGTCCCGGCGTTCCTCCGGCTCGGGATCGGAGACCGGGCCTCGGAGGGTCTCGATCTCCTTCTGATACTGGACGCAGCGCTCCTCGAGCAGCACCGCCAAGTCTTTCACGCGCTCCAACTCCGTTTCCAGTTGCTTGGCGGCAGCCACACGCTCATCCGCCTGGCTCAACTCGGC harbors:
- a CDS encoding PD40 domain-containing protein — encoded protein: MRLSPCLPLRSLLCFLTVALGIPADAQLSPARQEPVIGARMPALSADGTRLAFVYRGDLWLASAEGGRAVALTQNIETDAYPLFSPDGRWVAFASKRTGNSDIFAVSVDGGSPRQLTWHGGVDLPCGWSPDGQRLLFSGKRDSANFGIFALDVQTLRTELLCEDYAALHSPSFAADGKRVVYGRYGFPWTRPRYHGSAAAQIWIMDLERQARYAVTQDGFQHLWTQFQPDGRRLVCVTVAEPTPSTSTLQQVLPKVVDSPRRTPNLWEFNLEGEGRPLTHFTGAPVRFPSVARRSGDIAFEQGLDVWRLRPGAKEPERITLYVSTDEKQSTRRREKLTGGVSEAEPSPDGKRFAFGLRGDLWAIPVEKPKGVAGRSAEFARRLTDWAGDDSDFVWTRDGKRLIFTSDREFNQRLYQLDLETKAISPLWLRDEDVTGPRLSPDGKTLGFWVSGKEGGLFLMSLDTLQARRLIKLPGPQVYGSGGGRFSWSPDQRWLAYEGRGDRLSQNIWVISVDGGEPINVTRLYAQHGDPVWSPDGKYLLFSSNRDGSGLYVLPLKWEEARTLDTDLKYEKPAGSVEVEIDFRDISRRIRKVTPQQPQDDLAMTTDGIIWFLSEGDIWSVGWDGRDARRATTGGGKSHFRIAAEGKKGFYTQNGDLYTLSLDSKSSEKVAFTADWERDVILERKAAFTQFWRSYHRAFYDGNFHGRDWEAIRKRYEPLLGAVETSDEFSQLLGMMVGELDASHAEVKSAAPAPSPITPHLGFTFDYSHPGPGLRIQRVPEGAPGWFSKTLLRPGEYVLAIDGREVRADERLYEWINDKQDREFEFTVSSTTSTNQARLVKYKVLTSEDWNELEYRNRVERRRKLVQTAGQDRIGYLHVSGMLSANQAKFEREIYEDMVGKDAMIIDVRFNTGGNISDTLIDWLERRVHGYMRLRDGRAEPSPALAWNKKLIVLMNEHSYSNAEMFPYALRARGLARLVGKATPGYVIWTWEFRLVDGTGARMPMTGFYRLDGTTQENSGEVPDVEVPLSPQDWLEDRDPQLLKAIELLTQ